In Vicinamibacteria bacterium, the genomic window ACTCTTGGTCTCGAGCGAGGCTGGAATTGGCTTCTTCGCGGCATGGTCCCGAGAGCGGCTCGACTCTCGCTCTGCCGGATGATACCAGACCGTCGAAGAGTTGCGTCCTCGCGGAGATCGCGCAAAACTGACGGCGTGAAGCGGAGGCCGGGTACGTTGTGAAGCTTCCGGCGCACGGCTTCCTCGACGAGCACGAGATCCGTCACGAGGTGAAGACTTTCCCCGCCACGACGGAGAAGGGCGCGGCAAACGTCGCGCGCGCTCTCGGCTTCCGCGAGCGCCAGATGGTGAAGACGCTCCTTTTCGAATCGGGGAAGGGCGAGCGCGTTCTCGTGATGGTTGGCGGCGATCGAACCGCCCTGTCCGGCCACCTCAAGAAGGCCATCGGGGACCGGAATATCAAGATGGCGCGGCCGGAAATCGTGAGGGAAGTCACGGGCTACGACGTCGGCTCGGTCCCGCCGTTCCACTGGCAGCCGCCAGGCTTCCGGTCGTTTCTCGATCGAGAGCTGACCGAGGAGGCCGTGCTTGGGGTCGGCGCCGGAGTGTGGGGAAACGAGATTCTGATCACGCCGGAAAACCTCGTCCGCGCCTGCCATGCGATCGTCGTGAATCTGACGGATCCCGACAACCCGGTGCGGTAGAATTCCGAGTCATGAGTTTCGCGTCCGTTTCCCTGTTCTGGGTGATCCTGTTGGCTCAAAGCGGAGCCATCGAGCGCGAGTCGTACGAGGTGTACCTCTGCCCGGTG contains:
- a CDS encoding YbaK/EbsC family protein, which encodes MKLPAHGFLDEHEIRHEVKTFPATTEKGAANVARALGFRERQMVKTLLFESGKGERVLVMVGGDRTALSGHLKKAIGDRNIKMARPEIVREVTGYDVGSVPPFHWQPPGFRSFLDRELTEEAVLGVGAGVWGNEILITPENLVRACHAIVVNLTDPDNPVR